From a single Planctellipticum variicoloris genomic region:
- a CDS encoding PQQ-binding-like beta-propeller repeat protein, whose amino-acid sequence MKRFAFSCWCLCAAIILAGAAAPIAAQDASTELADFPKLNAATDWPWWRGPSRNGIASATPVPTKLSETDNVVWKVPVPGRGHSSPIVVGDRVFLTTADEKLQIHSVLAFDRDTGKSLWKTDVNQGNFPAKNHAKNTEASATLACDGDRLFASFYAHDAVLEVALDLEGNVVWKEDVCRFRPTMFEYGYAPSPLIYKDTVVIAAEYDGPSFLIALDRATGKQVWETPRRNSISFSTPVVTSAGGKEQLLISGHELVAAFNPADGKPLWKVAGTTHATCGTMVWDGDIVFASGGYPKAETLAVKADGSKVLWRNNQKCYEQSMLAFDGHLYALTDGGVMFCWRGSDGKEMWKHRLTGPVSASPVLAGGNVYQANERGTLYVFKPNPEKFDLVEENQVGNDAFPSPAICGGQIFLRVAQRIGDKRQEFLYCFGK is encoded by the coding sequence GTGAAGCGATTTGCTTTCTCCTGCTGGTGTCTGTGTGCGGCGATCATTCTGGCCGGAGCGGCAGCTCCGATCGCGGCTCAAGACGCGTCCACGGAACTGGCCGATTTCCCGAAGTTGAACGCCGCGACCGACTGGCCGTGGTGGCGGGGGCCGTCGCGGAACGGGATTGCCAGCGCGACGCCGGTGCCGACGAAGCTGAGCGAGACCGACAACGTAGTCTGGAAGGTACCGGTGCCGGGACGGGGGCATTCGTCGCCGATCGTCGTCGGAGACCGGGTGTTCCTGACGACCGCCGACGAAAAACTGCAGATCCACTCGGTGCTCGCGTTCGACCGGGACACGGGGAAGTCGCTCTGGAAGACCGACGTTAATCAAGGGAACTTCCCCGCGAAGAACCATGCCAAGAACACGGAGGCCTCGGCGACTCTCGCCTGCGACGGCGACCGCCTGTTTGCCAGCTTCTACGCGCACGATGCAGTGCTGGAAGTGGCGTTGGATCTGGAGGGCAACGTCGTCTGGAAGGAGGACGTCTGCCGGTTCCGGCCGACGATGTTCGAATACGGCTATGCACCGTCGCCGCTGATCTACAAGGACACTGTGGTCATCGCCGCGGAATACGACGGGCCGAGCTTCCTGATCGCTCTCGATCGGGCGACCGGCAAACAGGTCTGGGAGACTCCCCGGCGGAACAGCATTTCGTTCTCGACGCCCGTGGTGACGTCCGCCGGCGGGAAAGAACAGCTCCTGATCAGCGGCCACGAACTGGTTGCGGCCTTCAATCCTGCCGACGGCAAGCCCCTCTGGAAGGTCGCAGGGACGACGCACGCGACGTGCGGCACGATGGTCTGGGACGGCGACATCGTCTTTGCCAGCGGCGGATACCCGAAGGCGGAAACCCTGGCCGTCAAGGCGGACGGCAGCAAGGTCCTCTGGAGGAACAATCAGAAGTGCTACGAGCAGTCGATGCTGGCGTTTGACGGTCACCTCTACGCATTGACCGACGGCGGAGTGATGTTCTGCTGGCGCGGCAGCGACGGAAAAGAGATGTGGAAACACCGGCTGACCGGCCCGGTCAGCGCCTCGCCGGTCCTGGCGGGAGGAAACGTCTACCAGGCCAACGAGCGCGGCACGCTCTACGTCTTCAAGCCGAATCCGGAGAAGTTCGACCTGGTCGAGGAAAACCAGGTCGGCAACGATGCCTTCCCCAGTCCGGCCATCTGCGGCGGACAGATCTTCCTGCGGGTGGCGCAGCGGATCGGTGACAAGCGGCAGGAGTTTCTGTATTGCTTTGGGAAGTAG
- a CDS encoding MotA/TolQ/ExbB proton channel family protein, with the protein MTARQIPAYMLLSALLVLTWASLARGEDPAPAPDPLSQLSIQQFFIDGGTIGYIIVGLSLAMVALMFEHMLSIRRGTLMPRGLAEESHRLIMAGQFKQAEELCRSRPSFLGYLLAAGLAEIGIGYAAAEKAMEDAAVQQSSRLQRKVEYLSIIGTIAPMLGLMGTVWGMILAFMEFEKKANPQVSELAPGVYKALVTTLFGLIVAIPATAAYAYFRNRIDELVAQTSLLAEHVFADYKRGLAARRKARRAQAAAPGRPAAPQTGQPPRRGPQG; encoded by the coding sequence ATGACCGCCCGGCAAATCCCTGCGTATATGTTGCTTTCCGCCCTGCTGGTGCTCACCTGGGCCAGCCTGGCCCGCGGGGAGGATCCGGCTCCTGCTCCAGACCCGTTGTCGCAGCTCAGCATCCAGCAGTTCTTCATCGACGGCGGCACGATCGGGTACATCATCGTCGGTCTCAGCCTGGCGATGGTCGCCCTCATGTTCGAGCACATGCTCAGCATCCGTCGCGGCACGTTGATGCCCCGCGGCCTGGCCGAAGAGTCCCATCGGCTGATCATGGCGGGACAGTTCAAGCAGGCGGAAGAACTCTGTCGGTCGCGTCCCAGCTTTCTCGGCTATCTGCTGGCCGCGGGACTGGCGGAAATCGGCATCGGCTATGCCGCCGCGGAAAAGGCGATGGAAGACGCCGCCGTGCAGCAGTCGTCCCGGCTGCAGCGGAAGGTCGAGTATCTGTCCATTATCGGGACGATCGCCCCGATGCTCGGGCTGATGGGAACCGTCTGGGGCATGATCCTCGCGTTCATGGAATTCGAAAAGAAGGCCAATCCCCAGGTCTCCGAACTGGCCCCGGGGGTCTACAAGGCCCTCGTCACCACGCTGTTCGGGCTGATCGTCGCCATCCCCGCCACGGCGGCGTACGCCTATTTCCGGAACCGGATCGACGAACTGGTGGCGCAGACCTCGCTCCTCGCCGAGCACGTCTTCGCCGACTACAAGCGCGGCCTCGCCGCCCGGCGAAAGGCCCGGCGGGCGCAGGCCGCGGCGCCTGGCCGACCGGCGGCCCCGCAAACCGGACAGCCGCCCCGTCGAGGACCGCAGGGATGA
- a CDS encoding ExbD/TolR family protein, translating into MRVPSRPVGRGLTFNITPLIDVVFLLNIFFLVATYYITNEPSDPVNLPGATLAESEDDVASRLIVTVRPDGTLSLAGVEISLSDANREISLMMTEHGSEQCELRIRADKETPYRFVEPLLLAAARQGVTRVRYAVVSAAGGN; encoded by the coding sequence ATGAGAGTTCCCAGCCGTCCCGTCGGACGCGGACTGACGTTCAATATTACGCCGTTGATCGACGTGGTGTTCCTGCTCAATATCTTCTTCCTGGTCGCCACGTACTACATCACGAACGAGCCGTCCGATCCGGTGAATCTGCCCGGGGCGACGCTCGCAGAAAGCGAAGACGACGTCGCCAGCCGGTTGATCGTCACGGTCCGCCCCGACGGCACGCTCTCGCTGGCCGGCGTGGAGATCTCGCTCTCGGATGCGAATCGCGAAATCTCGCTGATGATGACCGAACACGGCTCAGAGCAATGCGAGCTGCGGATCCGGGCCGACAAGGAGACGCCCTACCGGTTCGTGGAGCCGCTGCTGCTGGCGGCGGCCCGGCAGGGGGTGACGCGGGTCCGCTATGCAGTCGTCTCCGCGGCGGGAGGGAACTGA
- a CDS encoding ExbD/TolR family protein, translating into MRIPTSRDRGGFDANITMTPMIDIVFQLLIFFICASTGTVRDLLLETDLAPGAVEAAASPPAEKPLGEVWLKLERRGDATVSVLEGSDYPEFGPLQDVLRALAETAKELPVNLDIGPEVPMGDMIRVYDACKAAGFESINFATDPEALKAVP; encoded by the coding sequence ATGCGGATTCCCACTTCCCGCGACCGGGGCGGCTTCGACGCCAATATCACGATGACGCCGATGATCGACATCGTGTTTCAGTTGCTGATTTTCTTTATCTGTGCAAGCACGGGAACCGTGAGGGATCTGCTGCTGGAGACCGATCTGGCGCCCGGGGCCGTGGAGGCCGCCGCCAGCCCGCCCGCGGAGAAACCGCTTGGCGAAGTCTGGCTGAAACTGGAGCGACGGGGCGACGCCACCGTCAGCGTGCTGGAAGGATCGGACTATCCGGAATTCGGCCCCCTCCAGGATGTCCTCCGCGCACTGGCCGAAACCGCGAAGGAACTCCCGGTGAATCTGGACATCGGCCCGGAAGTCCCGATGGGGGACATGATCCGCGTCTACGATGCCTGCAAGGCGGCGGGATTTGAGTCGATCAACTTTGCAACCGATCCGGAGGCCCTCAAGGCCGTGCCATAG
- a CDS encoding sodium:solute symporter family protein yields MPDVFRLPELSLVLADAAGPALNIPNSLRWLLAAVLGGYLLLMLGISIYAKGKVETEEDFLVAGRRLGVFLAWGSLIATWFGAATMSGSAGAAREEGLRGVILDPFACSATLILAGLFFAGPLWRMKLLTVGDFYRQTYGQATEVLCSILIIPAYFGWVAAQFKALGIVQEVYFGIPLEWGIVVGFLITLVYTSVGGMWSVTLTDTLQIVIAFAGLICLGYVTFSAFGEGSAVGGVNKMVTELPPDFLTLLPIMTTAGVLGWTGTFCSGFFGCIPGQDLLQRVFSANSARTASLACLISGVTYLMFGLIPVSMGLLSSLTDPILPTEGRDQVLQFMASKYLSPAMAVIFVVSFVSIVMSTACSAVLAPATVLGHNVLSRFAAFRGHGLLIERSCVLLVSLGGLVLAFYGNSIMDLLDLNLSLLLSALFVPLVMGLYGSPRSHWSGILPMVCGLSAFLGRYFWEAAIWPMPEGIAESPAYHDWLSAAVGAVSGSVLLAHIAWVCAVIPADLYGLGCSVLGYFMGQWIGWANPPLNDTIRQRAFDRRRDFGASATT; encoded by the coding sequence GTGCCCGACGTGTTCCGCCTGCCCGAATTGTCGCTCGTCCTGGCAGACGCCGCCGGCCCGGCGCTCAATATTCCGAACAGCCTGCGCTGGCTGCTGGCTGCGGTCCTGGGCGGCTATCTGCTGCTGATGCTGGGGATCAGCATCTATGCCAAAGGCAAAGTGGAAACTGAAGAAGACTTTCTGGTCGCCGGCCGGCGGCTGGGGGTCTTTCTGGCCTGGGGTTCGCTGATCGCCACCTGGTTCGGCGCCGCCACCATGAGCGGTTCCGCCGGGGCGGCCCGGGAGGAAGGGCTGCGGGGGGTGATCCTCGATCCTTTCGCCTGCTCGGCGACTCTGATCCTGGCGGGCCTGTTTTTCGCGGGTCCGCTGTGGCGAATGAAGCTGCTCACGGTCGGGGACTTTTATCGTCAGACTTACGGGCAGGCGACGGAAGTCCTGTGTTCGATCCTGATCATCCCGGCTTACTTCGGCTGGGTCGCCGCCCAATTCAAAGCGCTCGGCATCGTGCAGGAGGTCTATTTCGGGATTCCGCTGGAGTGGGGAATCGTCGTCGGCTTCCTGATCACGCTGGTCTATACCTCGGTGGGGGGGATGTGGTCGGTGACGCTGACCGACACGCTGCAGATCGTCATCGCGTTCGCGGGACTGATTTGCCTGGGCTATGTCACGTTCTCGGCGTTTGGCGAGGGTTCCGCGGTGGGGGGCGTCAATAAGATGGTGACGGAGCTGCCCCCTGACTTTCTGACGCTGCTGCCCATCATGACCACTGCGGGTGTGCTGGGCTGGACGGGGACGTTCTGCTCCGGGTTCTTTGGCTGTATTCCGGGGCAGGACCTGCTGCAACGGGTCTTCTCGGCCAACAGCGCCCGAACCGCCAGCCTGGCCTGTCTGATCTCCGGCGTGACCTACCTGATGTTCGGTCTGATTCCCGTCAGCATGGGGCTGCTCTCCTCGCTCACCGATCCGATTCTGCCGACCGAAGGGCGCGACCAGGTGCTGCAGTTCATGGCGAGCAAGTATCTCTCGCCGGCCATGGCCGTCATTTTCGTGGTTTCGTTCGTGTCGATCGTGATGTCCACGGCCTGCAGCGCGGTCCTTGCGCCGGCGACAGTCCTGGGCCACAACGTCCTCAGCCGGTTCGCGGCATTTCGCGGTCACGGCCTCCTGATCGAACGCTCGTGCGTGCTGCTCGTGTCGCTGGGGGGCCTGGTGCTGGCCTTCTACGGCAATTCGATCATGGACCTGCTCGACCTGAATCTGTCGCTGCTTCTCTCGGCACTGTTCGTCCCGCTGGTGATGGGCTTGTATGGTAGTCCGCGGTCGCACTGGTCCGGCATCCTGCCGATGGTCTGCGGGTTGTCCGCGTTTTTGGGACGCTATTTCTGGGAAGCGGCGATCTGGCCGATGCCGGAGGGAATTGCAGAGTCGCCGGCCTATCACGACTGGCTTTCCGCAGCCGTCGGCGCTGTGTCGGGCAGCGTGCTGCTGGCACATATCGCCTGGGTGTGCGCCGTAATTCCGGCGGATCTTTACGGACTGGGGTGCAGCGTTCTGGGCTACTTCATGGGCCAGTGGATTGGATGGGCCAACCCGCCGCTCAACGACACGATCCGGCAGCGGGCCTTCGATCGCCGCCGCGATTTCGGCGCAAGCGCCACAACATAG
- a CDS encoding OprO/OprP family phosphate-selective porin: MPIRFACFVGLSLAVAGWFASQCTAQEFSEATQESEFADTTVPPEPGAADPWLEIGALRNRLDQLESANATRKAADATKKAVDAKKPTVKWSGELQADQYWFNQDEANKAQFGDVENGSDFRRARIAMFGDYGPSEYRLEMDFAQSGRPTFLDVWAGFKDIPGLGRIRVGHFFEPFSLERLTSNRFQTYMERSQVDQAFAPARNLGVGATNTVGEEEVGTWAIGLFNNNSNAYGDATGDRFAGVVTGRVTWLPWFNDRGDEFLHLGFASSYRHTGTGFVQFQAESEARLGANTPNVPFFINTGKIAARTYQLFGWEAALVKGPFSLQSEVTLTPVESTYDGGLLFYGWYVDASYFLTGEHRVYRKEFGVFDRVEPARPFLKFADTDGVEFGPGAWQVATRLSQVDLNSGAIQGGRQTDLTVGLNWYLDPYTRVYFNYVHAMIDQPVDGSSTCDSLAMRFSFDF; the protein is encoded by the coding sequence GTGCCGATTCGGTTCGCATGCTTCGTCGGACTCTCGCTGGCGGTCGCCGGGTGGTTCGCGTCACAGTGCACCGCTCAGGAATTCTCCGAAGCCACCCAGGAATCAGAGTTTGCTGATACGACGGTTCCTCCGGAGCCGGGCGCCGCCGATCCCTGGCTGGAAATCGGCGCGCTTCGTAATCGCCTGGATCAATTGGAATCAGCGAACGCCACTCGCAAGGCGGCCGATGCGACCAAGAAGGCGGTTGACGCGAAGAAGCCGACCGTGAAATGGTCGGGCGAGCTTCAAGCCGACCAGTATTGGTTCAACCAGGATGAGGCCAACAAAGCGCAGTTCGGCGACGTCGAGAATGGATCCGACTTTCGACGGGCGCGAATCGCCATGTTCGGGGACTACGGTCCGTCGGAATACCGCCTGGAAATGGACTTCGCACAGTCAGGGCGACCGACGTTCCTCGACGTCTGGGCCGGTTTCAAAGACATTCCGGGCTTGGGGCGAATCCGGGTGGGTCACTTCTTCGAACCCTTCAGTCTGGAACGGCTGACGTCGAACCGGTTCCAGACGTATATGGAACGGTCCCAAGTCGATCAGGCCTTTGCTCCGGCCAGAAATCTTGGCGTCGGCGCGACAAACACCGTCGGCGAGGAAGAAGTTGGCACATGGGCCATTGGATTGTTTAACAACAACAGCAATGCCTACGGAGATGCGACCGGCGATCGGTTTGCCGGGGTCGTCACTGGCCGCGTCACCTGGTTGCCGTGGTTCAACGATCGCGGCGACGAATTCCTCCATCTCGGCTTCGCGTCGAGCTACCGTCACACCGGCACCGGATTTGTTCAGTTCCAGGCAGAATCCGAGGCGCGGCTGGGGGCGAACACTCCCAACGTGCCGTTTTTCATCAACACCGGAAAAATCGCCGCCCGGACCTATCAGTTGTTTGGTTGGGAAGCTGCCCTGGTGAAAGGGCCGTTCTCGCTGCAGAGTGAAGTGACGCTGACGCCGGTCGAGTCAACATATGACGGCGGCCTGCTCTTCTACGGCTGGTATGTTGACGCCAGCTATTTTCTGACCGGCGAGCATCGCGTTTATCGGAAAGAGTTCGGCGTTTTCGACCGGGTTGAACCTGCACGGCCGTTCCTGAAATTTGCCGACACAGACGGCGTCGAGTTTGGTCCCGGGGCCTGGCAAGTCGCAACGCGATTGTCGCAGGTCGACTTGAATTCCGGGGCCATTCAGGGGGGAAGACAAACCGATCTGACCGTCGGTCTGAACTGGTATCTCGATCCCTACACCCGCGTGTACTTCAACTACGTCCACGCGATGATCGACCAGCCCGTAGATGGCTCCAGCACCTGCGACAGTCTGGCTATGCGCTTCAGCTTCGACTTCTGA
- a CDS encoding type II toxin-antitoxin system RelE/ParE family toxin, which yields MNASVELTERTLVDLREIERYSVEKWGRTTANQYLDDIAAAFDRFIENPEILSLEPDFAPGLYFYRVRKHVLVCDYHERKVVVLTIFHTSMDLPARLAELEPRLIVEAQILRSKLNR from the coding sequence GTGAATGCGTCCGTCGAACTCACGGAGCGGACGCTGGTCGACCTCCGCGAAATCGAGCGATATTCGGTCGAGAAATGGGGGCGGACGACGGCAAATCAGTACCTCGACGACATTGCGGCGGCCTTCGACCGCTTCATCGAGAACCCGGAGATCCTATCGCTCGAACCGGATTTCGCTCCCGGCCTCTATTTCTACCGCGTCAGGAAGCACGTTCTGGTCTGCGACTACCATGAGCGGAAAGTCGTGGTCCTGACCATTTTCCACACCAGCATGGACCTCCCCGCACGGCTGGCGGAACTTGAGCCTCGCCTGATTGTTGAGGCACAGATCCTTCGCAGCAAGTTAAATCGCTGA
- a CDS encoding ribbon-helix-helix domain-containing protein, whose amino-acid sequence MSSTLNLSLTDELRAFIDQQSGEGTLYATPSEFVRDVLRDKKERLEAAGIRDAILEGYQDAIAGRTVPYRGNLRQLLKKKAAD is encoded by the coding sequence TTGAGCTCCACACTGAATTTGTCTCTGACCGACGAACTGCGAGCGTTCATCGACCAGCAATCCGGGGAAGGCACGCTGTATGCGACACCGAGCGAGTTCGTGCGCGACGTGCTCCGCGACAAGAAGGAACGTCTTGAAGCGGCCGGGATTCGGGATGCAATTCTTGAGGGATACCAGGACGCGATTGCCGGTCGGACCGTTCCCTATCGGGGAAATCTTCGCCAGCTCCTGAAGAAGAAAGCCGCCGATTGA
- a CDS encoding twin-arginine translocation signal domain-containing protein, producing MSDQYLFPIRQTRRDFLKAAAVGAAAFGGVSSTSSLLGAESDAKPVVIGEGKHRYTLDPAWGTLPEGMKYGLGCALVVDSQDRIYVTSRSASPCVAIFDRDGKLLETWSKEFAAGVGFDDPQQVVATAHGLYWSKEPEGEFLYWTENIAGGKDGPKIGARVYKTDLKGKVLYTLGNVASESDTSQKFNFTNPTDVAVAPNGDIYVVDGYGSQLVHRFDKNFKLIRTMGGRGKEHGKFNTCHGVWISTIKGEPEVLIADRANGRIEVYSLDLDYQRTIEGLRLPCCFYQYDGLIYVPELGSRVSILDAQDHFVAQLGDGAGIDKAKIQEHPDRFATPHALTVDSHGDLYVIEWLPFGRPRKFRHTPA from the coding sequence ATGTCTGACCAGTACCTGTTCCCCATCCGCCAGACCCGCCGCGACTTCCTGAAGGCTGCGGCCGTCGGTGCGGCGGCCTTCGGCGGAGTCTCTTCAACGAGCTCGCTGCTGGGGGCCGAGAGCGACGCCAAGCCCGTCGTCATCGGCGAAGGGAAGCACCGCTACACGCTCGATCCTGCCTGGGGCACGCTGCCGGAAGGGATGAAGTACGGCCTCGGTTGCGCCCTGGTCGTCGATTCCCAGGACCGGATCTACGTCACCTCCCGCTCGGCCAGCCCCTGCGTGGCGATCTTCGACCGGGATGGCAAGCTGCTGGAAACCTGGAGCAAGGAGTTCGCCGCAGGCGTCGGCTTCGACGATCCCCAGCAGGTCGTCGCCACCGCCCACGGGCTGTACTGGAGCAAGGAACCGGAAGGCGAGTTCCTTTACTGGACCGAGAACATTGCCGGCGGCAAGGATGGCCCGAAGATCGGCGCCCGCGTCTACAAGACCGATCTCAAGGGGAAGGTGCTCTATACGCTGGGGAACGTCGCCAGCGAGTCGGACACGTCCCAGAAGTTCAACTTCACCAATCCGACCGACGTCGCCGTGGCTCCCAACGGGGACATTTATGTCGTCGATGGCTACGGCAGCCAGCTCGTCCACCGATTCGACAAGAACTTCAAGCTGATCCGCACGATGGGCGGACGCGGCAAGGAACACGGCAAGTTCAACACCTGTCACGGCGTCTGGATCAGCACGATCAAAGGCGAACCGGAAGTCCTGATCGCCGACCGCGCCAACGGCCGGATCGAAGTCTACTCGCTCGACCTGGACTACCAGCGGACAATCGAAGGGCTGCGGCTGCCATGCTGCTTCTACCAGTACGACGGCTTGATCTATGTCCCGGAACTGGGCTCGCGGGTCAGCATTCTCGACGCCCAGGACCACTTCGTCGCCCAGCTCGGCGACGGCGCCGGCATCGACAAAGCGAAGATTCAGGAGCATCCGGATCGGTTCGCCACGCCCCACGCCCTGACGGTCGATTCGCACGGCGATCTGTACGTCATCGAGTGGCTGCCGTTCGGCCGGCCGCGCAAGTTCCGGCACACGCCCGCGTGA
- the rpsR gene encoding 30S ribosomal protein S18, translating to MGTYTKTEIKKLRKKRARLKKKLRCRFCPNGCDKSPRPVFVDYKDLKTLRTMIDREGNMLSRRKTGSCAKYQRAVREAILRARFVGLLPYVAED from the coding sequence ATGGGTACGTACACCAAGACCGAGATCAAAAAGCTTCGCAAGAAGCGCGCCCGTCTGAAGAAGAAGCTGCGTTGCCGCTTCTGTCCGAATGGCTGCGACAAGTCCCCCCGTCCCGTCTTCGTGGACTACAAGGACTTGAAGACCCTCCGCACGATGATCGACCGCGAAGGAAACATGCTTTCCCGCCGGAAGACTGGAAGCTGCGCCAAGTACCAGCGCGCGGTCCGCGAGGCGATCCTGCGGGCCCGCTTCGTCGGCCTGCTGCCGTACGTCGCCGAGGATTAA
- a CDS encoding IS4 family transposase yields MAEKGLTEEERRELIGPLAGTVLLRRIFPLLQRLAPCGTERDTARNRQLFYSQYAALLLIGFFNPVLKSARALVAASGLKKVQQLAGGQKVSAGAFSEASSVFDPSLLEGLVHELRRQFARHQFRVSRSGRLGRLPNPIVERLVAVDGTVLSALPQIAARLGRGSQGQWRLHTQLRIHDQGVVASTLTEEPAKGPHSERAVTLQQIQAREPQPAGAPGDLYILDRGYRSAVVFNELVEARCDYVCRLNRGDGRVVEGPVNDANGHAVQLPALTEADRAAGVVADELIALGGGSGASPARTNHVVRRITVEPVPGRPSSARQGRLRSDQTGREGLILATTLLDLPAEQVVLIYECRWQIELFFRFLKQVLGCQQLLSAKTRGVEIQLYCSLLAGLLLALATGGNLSRRAYEMVCLYMTGWADDEELLAAFPQPP; encoded by the coding sequence ATGGCGGAGAAGGGGCTGACGGAGGAGGAGCGGCGGGAGCTGATTGGTCCTTTGGCCGGGACCGTCCTGCTGCGGCGCATCTTTCCGCTGCTGCAACGATTGGCTCCCTGCGGGACAGAACGCGACACCGCTCGCAACCGGCAGCTGTTCTACAGCCAGTATGCCGCGCTCCTCCTGATCGGCTTCTTCAACCCCGTTCTCAAGTCCGCCCGGGCGCTCGTCGCAGCCTCGGGACTGAAAAAGGTCCAACAGCTCGCCGGCGGGCAAAAGGTCTCGGCCGGGGCCTTCTCCGAGGCCTCGTCCGTCTTCGATCCCTCGCTCCTGGAAGGACTCGTTCACGAACTCCGCCGCCAGTTCGCCCGGCATCAGTTCCGCGTGAGCCGCAGCGGTCGGCTGGGACGCCTTCCCAACCCGATCGTCGAACGTCTCGTCGCCGTCGACGGGACCGTGCTGTCGGCCTTGCCGCAGATCGCCGCCCGGCTGGGACGCGGTTCTCAAGGCCAGTGGCGGCTGCACACCCAGCTTCGCATTCACGACCAGGGGGTCGTGGCCTCGACCCTCACCGAGGAGCCGGCCAAAGGGCCGCACTCCGAGCGCGCCGTCACGCTCCAGCAGATCCAGGCCCGCGAACCGCAACCCGCCGGTGCGCCGGGAGACCTTTATATTCTGGACCGGGGCTATCGCTCGGCCGTGGTGTTCAACGAACTGGTCGAAGCCCGCTGCGACTACGTCTGCCGGCTCAATCGCGGGGACGGTCGCGTGGTCGAGGGACCGGTCAACGACGCGAACGGTCATGCGGTTCAACTCCCCGCGCTCACCGAAGCCGATCGCGCCGCGGGGGTCGTGGCGGATGAACTGATCGCGCTGGGCGGCGGCAGCGGAGCCAGTCCCGCAAGAACCAATCACGTCGTGCGGCGGATCACCGTCGAGCCAGTGCCCGGTCGACCGAGTTCGGCAAGGCAGGGGCGGCTTCGCAGCGACCAGACCGGGCGGGAAGGCCTGATCCTGGCCACGACGCTGCTGGATCTCCCGGCCGAACAGGTGGTGCTAATCTATGAATGCCGGTGGCAGATCGAGCTGTTCTTCCGGTTTCTGAAGCAGGTGCTGGGCTGCCAGCAACTGCTCTCGGCGAAGACGCGGGGCGTGGAGATCCAGCTCTACTGTTCGCTGCTCGCCGGGCTGCTCCTGGCCCTGGCGACGGGAGGCAACCTGTCGCGTCGAGCGTATGAAATGGTCTGTCTCTACATGACCGGCTGGGCCGACGACGAAGAACTCCTCGCCGCCTTCCCCCAGCCGCCATAG
- a CDS encoding HAD family hydrolase: MADPLAHRREIRYHFASFRFLEILGQPVRRLRDESRINMAEPWGVIFDMDGVLVDSFQAHFESWQSLANEVGVVYSVEAFHRTFGRTGREIIHEEWGRTDWPLDHVDRLVHRKEVLYRELVEREFPAMDGAAELIENLAAAGCRIAIGSSGPRENVELAIDRLAVGTHLAAWVTGHDVTRGKPDPEVFLKAAERMTLSPDRCIVIEDSPPGIEAARRAEMACVGVISTGHTPADAAGATLAVRSLRELNPENLSSLLTARR; encoded by the coding sequence TTGGCCGATCCACTCGCCCATCGCCGCGAAATCCGCTACCATTTCGCCAGTTTCCGATTTCTGGAAATCCTCGGACAACCAGTCCGCCGACTTCGCGACGAAAGCAGGATCAACATGGCGGAGCCGTGGGGCGTCATCTTCGACATGGATGGCGTCCTCGTCGATTCCTTCCAGGCCCATTTCGAGAGCTGGCAGTCGCTGGCCAATGAGGTCGGCGTCGTCTATTCCGTAGAGGCCTTTCACCGCACCTTCGGACGGACGGGACGCGAGATCATTCATGAGGAATGGGGGCGGACGGATTGGCCCCTCGATCATGTCGACCGGCTCGTGCACCGCAAAGAAGTGCTGTATCGCGAGCTTGTGGAACGCGAATTCCCCGCGATGGACGGCGCCGCAGAGCTGATCGAAAACCTCGCCGCCGCGGGGTGCCGCATCGCCATCGGCTCGTCCGGACCACGCGAGAACGTCGAACTGGCCATCGATCGGCTCGCCGTCGGAACGCATCTCGCCGCATGGGTCACCGGCCATGACGTGACCCGCGGCAAACCCGATCCCGAAGTCTTTCTCAAGGCCGCGGAGCGGATGACGCTGTCGCCGGACCGCTGTATCGTCATCGAAGACTCCCCGCCCGGAATTGAAGCCGCTCGTCGAGCGGAGATGGCCTGCGTCGGCGTCATCAGTACGGGGCATACTCCGGCGGACGCCGCTGGAGCGACCCTGGCCGTCAGAAGCCTGCGAGAATTGAACCCGGAAAACCTATCGAGCCTGCTGACCGCTCGCAGGTGA